In the Streptomyces formicae genome, one interval contains:
- a CDS encoding response regulator has protein sequence MAESPEPQAGVDGSSRYYQAHDTITGASIKAGMNVVRVLVADDQPVIRAGLRALIGAADDMVVVGEASDGAEAVSMARELVPDVVLLDLRMPGVSGIDATIQLTRATPSARVLVLTDHESADTVVAAFEAGASGLLLKSSSPREIISSVRSVAAGASVLSYSVMKRLISRPAPRARLPEVAELAGKVASFGAGEVKVLALVGAGMSNKEIAGTLHLSLTSVKTYVSRILRRLGLDNRTQAAILAYELGLSVDGVVGGAIGGVSGGMSGGAGESAGSCLPLV, from the coding sequence ATGGCCGAAAGTCCTGAGCCGCAAGCCGGAGTTGACGGGTCGTCCCGTTATTATCAAGCGCATGACACGATCACCGGCGCTTCAATTAAGGCAGGAATGAACGTGGTTCGCGTACTCGTCGCCGACGATCAGCCGGTGATCCGCGCGGGCCTGCGTGCCCTGATCGGCGCGGCCGACGACATGGTGGTCGTGGGGGAGGCGAGCGATGGCGCGGAAGCGGTGAGCATGGCGCGTGAACTCGTGCCCGACGTGGTGCTTCTCGATCTGCGCATGCCCGGTGTCAGCGGAATTGACGCGACGATTCAACTGACCCGCGCCACGCCTTCCGCGCGGGTGCTCGTCCTGACCGACCACGAATCGGCGGACACGGTCGTCGCCGCATTCGAGGCCGGTGCGTCGGGGCTTCTTCTGAAGTCGTCCTCGCCGCGTGAAATCATCTCGTCCGTGCGTTCCGTCGCCGCGGGCGCGAGTGTTCTCTCGTACTCCGTCATGAAGCGACTGATTTCGCGGCCCGCGCCGCGCGCGCGGCTTCCCGAGGTCGCGGAACTCGCGGGGAAAGTCGCGTCGTTCGGCGCGGGCGAGGTGAAGGTGCTCGCCCTGGTGGGCGCGGGAATGAGCAACAAGGAGATAGCGGGGACGCTGCATCTCTCGCTGACCAGCGTGAAGACGTACGTGTCGCGGATCCTGCGCCGCCTGGGCCTCGACAACCGGACGCAGGCGGCGATCCTGGCGTACGAGCTGGGGCTTTCGGTCGACGGGGTGGTGGGTGGCGCGATCGGCGGGGTGTCCGGCGGGATGTCCGGCGGGGCGGGCGAAAGTGCCGGTAGTTGTCTCCCTTTGGTGTGA
- a CDS encoding RNA polymerase sigma factor produces the protein MYVESVEDAELCEQVRAGDSRAFRLLWERHVAMARQCAIGCTRGSAADAEDAVSDAMLGLLQALRGGRGPVGNVPGYLRVSVRRAAARTAARRHRELPVAELPDLPASENGCRVTAYFDAACAREAFLGLSEQRRIAVRLFALEGKGAGQIGERLGIAPPAASSLVYRAKEALRAGYLRHHVSPADAECADVMDRVVASLRGRSVRRHTAAVSSHLHRCAACRERGRQLRDVNAGLPQRVGVK, from the coding sequence GTGTACGTCGAGAGTGTCGAGGACGCGGAGCTGTGCGAACAGGTCCGTGCCGGGGATTCGCGGGCATTCCGCTTGCTGTGGGAACGGCACGTGGCGATGGCCCGGCAGTGTGCCATCGGCTGTACGCGCGGAAGTGCGGCCGATGCCGAGGACGCGGTTTCCGATGCGATGCTCGGGCTTTTGCAGGCGCTGCGCGGCGGGCGCGGTCCCGTCGGCAACGTCCCCGGATATCTGCGGGTTTCCGTGCGGAGAGCGGCCGCCAGGACGGCGGCGCGGCGGCACAGGGAACTCCCCGTCGCCGAATTGCCCGACCTTCCGGCGTCGGAGAACGGCTGCCGGGTGACCGCGTACTTCGACGCGGCATGCGCGCGGGAGGCTTTTCTCGGGCTTTCCGAGCAACGCCGAATCGCCGTAAGGCTGTTCGCCCTGGAGGGAAAAGGCGCGGGGCAGATCGGCGAACGGCTCGGTATCGCTCCACCGGCCGCTTCCTCGCTCGTCTACCGGGCCAAAGAGGCGTTGCGGGCGGGATATCTACGCCACCACGTGAGCCCCGCCGACGCGGAATGCGCCGACGTCATGGACCGCGTGGTGGCCTCTTTGCGGGGCCGTTCCGTGCGACGCCACACGGCGGCCGTCTCCTCGCACCTGCACCGGTGCGCCGCGTGCCGCGAGCGGGGGCGACAGTTGCGGGACGTGAACGCGGGGCTGCCGCAGCGGGTGGGGGTGAAGTAG
- a CDS encoding peptidoglycan-binding protein — MSTPVFEDISVTRDCPCAGCAHERLELRTGGASRASTRAAAVVALGAVLTGTGAGAAHALEQRAFATQDTTPPGQGAPGPLVTRATTATTATATATATATAARTTSAPMRLTRSQIMARAQTWVNARVSYSMGAYYQGYRKDCSGYVSMAWGLGSNQWTGSLAAYGVRIGKSQLKPGDMLLFHNPSNPSAGSHVTIFGGWTDSSRTRYVAYEQTRPHTLKRTTPYAYWNNSGGYVPYRYKYVVEDGGNGGGTGGGSGGSSGTAFPGASSFGPGAVNGHVTELGRMLTKRGGGTFYREGPGPRWTEADRRATRAFQEAQGWRGAEADGIPGPATWRHLVQGTGKNIGGGSGGGTGGSGGGSSASAFPGKQHFRPGQSNAHITKLGRQLVKKGYGKHYTQGPGPRWSESDRRNVEAFQRAQGWRGSAADGYPGPETWRRLFH, encoded by the coding sequence GTGAGTACTCCCGTCTTCGAGGACATATCCGTGACGCGCGACTGCCCCTGCGCGGGCTGCGCGCACGAGCGGCTCGAACTCCGTACGGGGGGCGCGTCGCGGGCCAGTACGCGCGCCGCGGCCGTCGTGGCGCTCGGCGCGGTCCTGACGGGGACGGGCGCGGGCGCCGCGCACGCCCTGGAACAGCGGGCCTTCGCCACGCAGGACACGACGCCGCCGGGCCAGGGCGCACCGGGCCCGCTCGTCACCCGGGCGACGACCGCGACCACGGCGACGGCGACGGCGACGGCGACGGCGACGGCCGCGCGGACCACATCCGCGCCGATGCGCCTGACCCGGAGCCAGATCATGGCGCGCGCCCAGACCTGGGTGAACGCCCGCGTCTCGTACAGCATGGGCGCGTACTACCAGGGCTACCGCAAGGACTGCTCGGGCTACGTGTCGATGGCCTGGGGCCTCGGCAGCAACCAGTGGACGGGCAGCCTCGCCGCGTACGGCGTACGGATCGGCAAGAGCCAGCTCAAGCCCGGCGACATGCTGCTCTTCCACAACCCCTCGAACCCGAGCGCCGGTTCACACGTGACGATCTTCGGCGGCTGGACGGACTCGTCGAGGACCCGGTACGTGGCGTACGAGCAGACGCGGCCGCACACGCTGAAGCGGACCACCCCGTACGCGTACTGGAACAACTCCGGCGGCTACGTCCCCTACCGCTACAAGTACGTCGTGGAGGACGGCGGAAACGGCGGCGGCACGGGCGGCGGCTCCGGCGGCTCGTCCGGCACGGCCTTCCCCGGCGCGTCCTCCTTCGGCCCCGGCGCCGTCAACGGCCACGTCACCGAGCTCGGCAGGATGCTGACCAAGCGGGGCGGCGGCACGTTCTACCGGGAGGGCCCCGGCCCCCGCTGGACGGAGGCGGACCGCAGGGCGACGCGCGCGTTCCAGGAGGCGCAGGGGTGGCGGGGCGCCGAGGCGGACGGCATCCCGGGGCCCGCGACCTGGCGCCATCTGGTGCAGGGCACGGGGAAGAACATCGGCGGGGGCTCCGGGGGCGGAACGGGCGGGTCCGGCGGCGGAAGCTCAGCCTCCGCCTTCCCCGGCAAGCAGCACTTCCGGCCCGGGCAGTCCAACGCGCACATCACCAAGCTGGGCAGGCAACTGGTGAAGAAGGGGTACGGCAAGCACTACACGCAGGGCCCGGGACCGCGGTGGTCCGAGTCCGACCGGCGCAACGTGGAGGCGTTCCAGCGGGCACAGGGCTGGCGGGGCAGCGCCGCGGACGGCTACCCGGGCCCGGAGACGTGGCGCAGACTCTTCCACTGA
- a CDS encoding cupin domain-containing protein, translating into MVDTTPSEPPETVEDLTARHGLRPLPVEGGLFRQIWAGPPDAAGRPSGTAIIALLTRDPDDFSALHRLPTDEVWHFYDGDALEMLLLAPEGTDRVVLLGAGGQVQCVVPAGTWMGARVAAGGRHGWALFGTTMAPGFLPEDYEGGDPTALSARHPERADLIRALCRTDGRLRMPGADGVDSE; encoded by the coding sequence ATGGTCGACACCACGCCCTCCGAACCGCCCGAGACCGTCGAGGATCTGACCGCGCGGCACGGGCTGCGGCCCCTGCCCGTGGAAGGCGGGCTCTTCCGCCAGATCTGGGCCGGACCGCCCGACGCGGCGGGGCGCCCCTCGGGAACGGCGATCATCGCGCTCCTGACCAGGGACCCCGACGACTTCTCGGCGCTGCACCGGCTGCCGACCGACGAGGTCTGGCACTTCTACGACGGTGACGCGCTGGAAATGCTCCTGCTCGCGCCCGAAGGGACGGACCGGGTCGTGCTGCTCGGCGCGGGCGGACAGGTGCAGTGCGTGGTCCCCGCCGGGACGTGGATGGGCGCGCGGGTCGCGGCGGGCGGCCGCCACGGGTGGGCGCTCTTCGGGACGACGATGGCACCAGGTTTCCTGCCCGAGGACTACGAGGGCGGCGACCCCACGGCCCTGAGCGCACGCCACCCGGAACGGGCGGACCTCATCCGGGCCCTGTGCCGTACGGACGGACGGCTGCGGATGCCCGGAGCGGACGGAGTGGACAGTGAGTGA
- a CDS encoding SDR family NAD(P)-dependent oxidoreductase, which yields MSESAWGLDASLPGLAGKVVLVTGASGTIGAGIARRFAQAGAAVVVHYRSGAAAAEAVVERIRAAGGAGIAVRADLVGAQGAEGAEGAEGAEGTGVGDAGGEAGGGEAECRRLVRAAGDWRGRLDAVVNCAGIQPVRALPGMTAADWRAVSEANVTSAFSCTQAAAELMSRQDGGGSITHIASIEGSHPAPGHAHYSASKAALIMFARSAALEYGPLGIRVNSVSPGLVDRPGLADDWPDGVARWGRAAPLGRLGRPEDIGDACVFLASDAASWITGTDLVVDGGVGARPTW from the coding sequence GTGAGTGAGTCGGCGTGGGGACTCGACGCGTCGCTGCCCGGACTGGCAGGCAAGGTCGTCCTGGTGACCGGGGCGAGCGGCACGATCGGCGCGGGCATCGCCCGCCGGTTCGCCCAGGCGGGCGCGGCGGTGGTGGTGCACTACCGGAGCGGCGCGGCGGCCGCGGAGGCCGTGGTGGAACGGATCAGGGCGGCGGGTGGCGCGGGCATCGCGGTGCGGGCGGATCTGGTGGGCGCGCAGGGTGCGGAGGGTGCGGAGGGCGCGGAGGGCGCGGAGGGCACGGGCGTCGGGGACGCGGGTGGTGAGGCCGGTGGGGGCGAGGCCGAGTGCCGGCGGCTCGTCCGGGCGGCCGGGGACTGGCGGGGGCGGCTTGACGCGGTGGTGAACTGCGCCGGGATCCAGCCCGTGCGGGCGCTTCCCGGGATGACCGCCGCCGACTGGCGGGCGGTGTCGGAGGCGAACGTGACCAGTGCGTTCAGCTGCACGCAGGCCGCCGCGGAGCTCATGTCCCGCCAGGACGGCGGCGGTTCGATCACGCACATCGCGTCGATCGAGGGCTCGCACCCCGCCCCCGGCCACGCGCACTACAGCGCGTCCAAGGCCGCCCTCATCATGTTCGCCCGTTCCGCAGCCCTGGAGTACGGGCCGCTCGGCATCCGCGTCAACAGCGTCTCGCCCGGCCTCGTCGATCGGCCCGGCCTCGCCGACGACTGGCCGGACGGCGTGGCGCGGTGGGGCCGCGCGGCGCCGCTCGGCAGGCTCGGGCGGCCCGAGGACATCGGCGACGCCTGCGTGTTCCTCGCCTCGGACGCGGCGTCCTG